Proteins encoded in a region of the Candidozyma auris chromosome 7, complete sequence genome:
- the SFP1 gene encoding zinc-coordinating transcription factor SFP1 — translation MFNTSIFDNGGSGSSEPSQDFLNVPQPIDITHQRQPSIFNNSRFRRESIAHSQGMGGVSWGSVTIGSWLKDEVMMYQNHPGGSNNANGANLPGNLINPRRGSFRMSSVSQPVNAASLHAGTLSPPNTTSYLTTLEADYCKDYSCCGQLLPTLHDLLRHYEEAHISASPQQEADSHLLAAHRQRNNLNNIHNVMETVSTTDVFLNNHHHQQQHQQQQQQQQGSLHLPASHFNLQNQTIAQGSVSGSISHAGTGNGAPHHNNSNQHQQRHLPPHKVNPQVADADSDSMYIDDPARHLYVMENEEYKPFKCPVIGCEKTYKNQNGLKYHRLHGHQNQTLKENEDGTFSIIDPESNTPYLDGAGMEKDKPYRCEVCGKRYKNLNGLKYHRGHTTH, via the coding sequence ATGTTTAACACCTCCATTTTCGACAACGGCGGCTCGGGCCTGCTGGAACCTTCCCAGGATTTTCTAAATGTGCCCCAGCCCATAGATATTACTCATCAGAGACAACCCAgtatcttcaacaactcccGTTTCCGCAGAGAGCTGATTGCCCACTCCCAGGGCATGGGCGGCGTTTCTTGGGGTTCTGTCACCATTGGCCTGTGGCTCAAGGACGAGGTGATGATGTACCAGAACCATCCAGGGGGTTCCAATAATGCCAACGGTGCCAATCTCCCGGGGAACCTCATAAACCCAAGAAGGGGCCTGTTTCGTATGAGCTCGGTGTCTCAGCCGGTAAATGCCGCCAGTCTCCACGCGGGAACGCTTTCGCCGCCAAACACAACGCTGTATCTCACCACATTAGAAGCAGACTACTGTAAAGACTACTCGTGCTGTGGACAGCTCTTGCCGACGCTCCACGACTTGTTGAGGCACTACGAGGAGGCACACATTCTGGCGTCGCCGCAACAGGAGGCAGACTCCCACTTGCTTGCGGCGCACCGCCAGAGaaacaacctcaacaacatccACAATGTCATGGAGACCGTTTCCACCACCGATGTGTTCTTGAACaaccaccatcaccagcaacagcatcagcaacaacagcagcagcaacaggGCTCGTTACACCTTCCGGCAAGCCATTTTAATCTACAGAACCAGACGATTGCCCAAGGGTCCGTTTCTGGGTCGATATCCCATGCCGGCACCGGAAATGGTGCGCCCCACCACAACAACAGTAACCAGCATCAACAGAGGCATCTTCCGCCCCATAAGGTGAATCCTCAAGTGGCAGACGCCGACTCCGACAGCATGTATATTGACGATCCAGCTAGACACTTGTATGTGATGgagaatgaagaatatAAGCCTTTCAAGTGTCCTGTGATCGGCTGTGAAAAAACCTATAAGAACCAAAACGGCCTCAAATATCACCGTTTGCATGGCCACCAGAACCAAACGCTCAAAGAGAACGAAGACGGGACCTTTTCCATCATTGACCCTGAGTCCAACACCCCTTACCTCGATGGTGCCGGCATGGAGAAAGACAAACCGTACCGTTGCGAGGTTTGCGGCAAGAGATACAAGAACCTCAACGGGCTCAAGTACCACAGGGGACACACCACTCATTAA